From one Bacteroides fragilis NCTC 9343 genomic stretch:
- a CDS encoding efflux RND transporter periplasmic adaptor subunit, giving the protein MNWTKYLPCLLILGMGSGCSSEVKHPGENQDLCLTDSLLKIVSVDTVHLHDVADELTLNGRVTFNQEQVAHVYPMFGGTVTELRAEVGDYVRKGDILAILRSGEVADYERQMKEAEQQVIIARRNVNATRDMFDSGLASDKDVLQARQELINAEAEENRIKEIFSINNFSGRSFYEVKSPVSGFIVEKSVSRNMQLRPDQGEEIFTVSGLEHVWVMADVYESDISKVAEGASVHITTLAYPGKVFSGNIDKVYHMLNTESKTMNVRVKLCNEDYLLKPGMFTTVNVECKSSGKQMPRINAHALIFEGGKNYVVTVTPDNRLKVKEVDVYKRQNQECYVRSGLSEGDRVLNQNVLLVYNSLNAD; this is encoded by the coding sequence ATGAATTGGACAAAATACCTTCCATGCCTATTGATTTTGGGTATGGGGAGTGGTTGCTCATCAGAAGTGAAGCACCCCGGAGAAAATCAAGATCTGTGTCTGACAGACAGTTTACTGAAAATAGTTTCCGTCGATACGGTGCATCTGCATGATGTGGCAGATGAATTGACTTTGAACGGACGTGTTACTTTTAATCAGGAACAGGTGGCACACGTCTATCCGATGTTTGGCGGAACAGTGACGGAGCTTCGCGCTGAAGTTGGGGATTATGTGAGAAAAGGAGACATACTTGCCATATTGCGTAGCGGTGAAGTGGCCGATTACGAAAGACAGATGAAAGAGGCGGAGCAGCAGGTGATTATTGCCCGCAGAAATGTAAATGCTACCCGGGATATGTTCGATTCCGGGTTGGCATCCGATAAAGATGTATTGCAGGCACGTCAGGAATTGATCAATGCTGAAGCGGAAGAGAATCGCATCAAAGAAATTTTTTCCATAAATAACTTTAGCGGCCGGTCATTCTATGAAGTCAAATCTCCCGTTAGCGGTTTTATTGTGGAAAAGAGTGTGAGCAGAAATATGCAGCTTCGTCCCGATCAGGGTGAGGAGATATTTACTGTCTCCGGTCTGGAGCATGTATGGGTGATGGCAGATGTTTATGAAAGCGACATCAGTAAAGTAGCAGAAGGAGCATCGGTACATATCACTACGCTGGCATATCCGGGTAAGGTGTTCTCCGGAAATATAGATAAAGTATACCACATGTTGAATACTGAAAGTAAGACAATGAACGTACGGGTAAAGCTGTGTAACGAAGACTATCTGCTGAAGCCGGGTATGTTCACCACGGTCAATGTTGAGTGCAAATCTTCCGGGAAACAGATGCCTCGGATCAATGCACATGCCTTGATATTTGAAGGAGGTAAGAATTACGTCGTAACCGTCACCCCCGACAACCGCCTGAAAGTGAAAGAAGTCGATGTATACAAACGGCAGAATCAGGAATGCTATGTCCGTTCCGGACTTTCCGAGGGTGACAGAGTGCTGAATCAGAATGTATTATTGGTCTACAATAGTTTAAATGCAGACTAA
- a CDS encoding response regulator transcription factor codes for MAKILLVEDEVNIASFIERGLKEFGHSVSVANDGDAGWELIRQEAFDLLILDIIMPKMNGLELCRLYRQQYGYLTPVIMLTALGTTEDIVKGLDSGADDYLVKPFSFQELEARIKAILRRGREDSVQQLVCDDLVLNCNTRRARRKEVEIELTVKEYRLLEYFMTHQGMVLSRLTLLKDVWDKNFDTNTNVVDVYVNYLRGKIDKEHDKKLIHTVVGSGYIMYA; via the coding sequence ATGGCTAAGATATTATTGGTAGAAGATGAAGTGAATATAGCTTCGTTTATAGAACGGGGTTTGAAGGAGTTTGGACATTCTGTGTCGGTGGCTAATGACGGTGATGCCGGATGGGAACTCATCCGGCAAGAAGCATTCGACCTGTTGATCCTGGATATTATCATGCCTAAGATGAACGGTCTGGAGCTATGCCGGCTTTATCGGCAGCAATACGGTTATCTCACCCCGGTTATAATGTTGACTGCATTGGGCACCACGGAGGATATCGTGAAAGGGCTCGATTCGGGGGCGGATGACTATTTGGTGAAACCATTCAGCTTTCAGGAACTGGAGGCGCGCATCAAGGCCATCCTGCGCAGAGGGCGGGAAGACTCTGTCCAGCAGCTGGTATGTGATGATCTGGTGCTTAACTGCAACACCCGCCGTGCCAGACGCAAGGAGGTGGAGATAGAACTCACTGTTAAGGAGTACCGCTTGCTGGAGTATTTCATGACCCATCAAGGCATGGTGCTTTCGCGCCTGACATTATTGAAAGATGTATGGGATAAGAATTTCGATACGAATACCAATGTGGTAGATGTTTATGTGAACTATCTTCGTGGTAAAATAGATAAGGAGCATGACAAGAAATTGATTCATACGGTGGTAGGTTCGGGATATATCATGTATGCTTAA
- a CDS encoding sensor histidine kinase, protein MKIGRKIALFYTLVTVLTTMAVIGVFYLFSSRYIDGLYRSYLREKAFLTAQKHWERDEVDEQSYQTIQRKYDELLPEAKEILLDMDSDAVVRDTLNKYLSASQQKQLLESKEMSSVSFVYQDMLGAALYYPDNEGNFIVIIMSHNSYGVKIQEHLLLLSAFLVLCSSVLIFFIGQLYSTRILIPLQHVLLQLKQIRGNSLNRRLKTTGNKDELDHLIETLNSMLDRIDTAFRAEKSFVSHASHELNNPITAIQGECEISLLKERSTDEYIEALRRIAGESKRLSNLIRHLLFLSRQEEDIRKNNVEEIRLADLLEEAGAANPRIRLQYPEDAARYAVVSASPYLFKIALQNVIDNACKYSQGEVLIRLYKEDERWGIAVKDSGIGIPADEMELIFQSFYRGSNTREYVGQGIGLSLSMKIFSVYRGKVSIRSEEGKGTEVRVVFA, encoded by the coding sequence ATGAAAATAGGACGTAAAATCGCACTCTTTTATACGTTGGTAACGGTACTGACCACCATGGCAGTTATCGGAGTGTTCTACCTGTTCAGTTCAAGGTATATCGATGGGTTGTACAGGTCATACCTTCGGGAAAAAGCTTTTCTGACCGCTCAGAAACACTGGGAGCGAGATGAAGTGGATGAGCAAAGCTATCAGACCATTCAACGGAAGTATGATGAGCTGCTGCCGGAGGCCAAAGAGATTTTGTTGGATATGGATAGTGATGCCGTGGTGCGTGATACGCTGAATAAATATCTTTCCGCCAGCCAGCAGAAGCAGCTTCTCGAGTCAAAAGAGATGTCATCGGTCTCTTTCGTATATCAGGATATGCTGGGAGCCGCACTATACTATCCCGATAATGAAGGCAATTTTATCGTAATTATCATGTCGCATAACAGTTATGGGGTCAAGATACAAGAACACTTGCTGCTCTTATCCGCCTTTCTGGTATTATGCAGCTCGGTATTGATCTTTTTCATCGGACAACTCTATTCTACGAGAATATTGATTCCCTTGCAGCACGTCCTGTTACAGTTGAAACAGATCCGCGGCAACAGTCTGAACCGCAGATTGAAGACCACCGGCAATAAAGATGAACTGGACCATCTGATAGAAACCTTAAACAGTATGCTCGACCGTATCGATACGGCATTTAGAGCAGAAAAATCATTTGTCAGCCATGCTTCTCACGAACTGAATAATCCTATTACCGCCATTCAGGGTGAATGTGAAATAAGTCTCCTGAAAGAACGGAGTACCGATGAGTACATCGAAGCACTCCGGCGGATAGCCGGGGAAAGTAAACGCCTGTCCAATCTGATCAGGCATCTGCTGTTTCTGTCGAGACAGGAAGAGGACATCCGGAAGAATAACGTAGAAGAGATTCGTCTGGCAGACCTGTTGGAAGAGGCTGGAGCTGCTAACCCGCGCATCCGGCTGCAATATCCGGAAGATGCCGCAAGGTACGCTGTGGTCAGTGCCAGCCCTTACTTGTTTAAAATAGCCTTGCAAAACGTGATAGACAATGCCTGCAAGTATTCGCAAGGCGAGGTGCTTATCAGGCTTTACAAGGAAGATGAGCGATGGGGGATAGCTGTCAAAGATTCCGGAATCGGCATCCCGGCGGATGAAATGGAACTTATCTTCCAGTCATTCTACCGGGGAAGTAATACGAGAGAATACGTCGGTCAAGGGATCGGGTTAAGTCTTTCCATGAAAATCTTTTCTGTCTACAGGGGTAAGGTCAGCATTCGTTCCGAAGAAGGGAAGGGGACGGAAGTGAGAGTTGTCTTCGCATAA
- a CDS encoding helix-turn-helix domain-containing protein produces the protein MEENHEIELAWQVIENTGTHLFLTGKAGTGKTTFLRRLKELTPKRMVVVAPTGIAAINAGGVTIHSFFQLNFAPYIPESTFNSAQQGFHKFGKEKINIIRSMDLLVIDEISMVRADQLDAIDAVLRRYRDRSKPFGGVQLLMIGDLQQLAPVVKEEDWSLLSSYYDTAFFFGSHSLKETEYITIELKKVYRQSDMEFVGLLNKIREKEADDAVLEELNKRYLPGFRPREEEGYIRLTTHNYQAQQYNDRQLLSLSGRAFSFQAKVEGTFPESAYPADEMLTVKEGAQIMFIKNDSSGEHRYYNGMIGLVTAVSKDGIRVKGNGESQDFLLETEEWTNSKYSLNPQTKEITEEVEGTFRQYPIRLAWAITIHKSQGLTFERAIIDANASFAHGQVYVALSRCKSLQGLVLSSPLRRESIISDDTIDEFTRNAGEMTPDKHKLALLRQHYFYELLCEQFDFHPIEQHFLRLLRLLDEHLYRLYPKLLERYKTTADLYKTQIMKVADTFKLQYSALLMGAEDYTANPKLNERVMAGAHYFRQHLEDLLTPLITSTKVETDNKELKKKFSEAADAMKTALHVKLGTLCYTEKEGFSVSAFLKQKAVLTLSVSGGEAASSSGRSERKSRTAEKIEVPTDILHPELYKQLIAWRNSEAAKAGLPVYTIIQQKAILGIVNLLPNDAASLIRIPYFGKRGAEKYGDALLEMVNRYVEEHGIERPQMPTATLTVNNGIKTSKEPKPLKEAKSVKEPKPDTKEVTYRLFRQGKSIEEIAKERELVSGTIAGHLEHYVRSGEVKIEQLVAREKITKIIRYVQAHGSDKGLTVIKAALGDDVSYADIRLVLAAGIK, from the coding sequence ATGGAAGAGAACCACGAAATAGAATTAGCCTGGCAAGTCATTGAAAATACCGGTACGCATCTTTTTCTGACAGGAAAGGCCGGAACCGGAAAAACAACTTTTCTCCGTCGGTTAAAAGAACTTACCCCAAAGCGTATGGTAGTGGTTGCACCTACGGGGATTGCTGCCATTAATGCCGGAGGTGTCACTATACACTCCTTTTTTCAGTTGAACTTCGCACCTTACATTCCGGAAAGCACATTTAATTCTGCTCAGCAAGGTTTTCATAAATTCGGAAAAGAAAAAATCAATATTATCCGTAGTATGGACTTGTTGGTGATCGATGAAATCAGTATGGTACGTGCCGATCAACTGGATGCAATTGATGCTGTACTGCGTCGGTATCGTGATCGCTCGAAACCTTTCGGCGGTGTTCAGCTCCTGATGATAGGCGACTTGCAGCAATTGGCTCCCGTGGTGAAAGAAGAGGACTGGAGCCTGTTGAGCTCTTACTATGATACAGCATTTTTCTTTGGCAGTCATTCACTGAAAGAGACGGAATATATCACGATAGAGTTAAAGAAAGTCTATCGGCAAAGTGATATGGAATTTGTCGGATTATTGAATAAAATCAGAGAGAAAGAGGCAGACGACGCTGTTCTGGAAGAATTGAACAAACGTTATCTTCCGGGATTCCGTCCGAGAGAGGAAGAAGGATATATCCGACTGACTACACATAACTATCAGGCTCAGCAATATAACGACCGACAACTGCTTTCTCTTTCAGGAAGAGCTTTCAGTTTCCAGGCGAAGGTGGAAGGCACTTTTCCGGAATCGGCATACCCGGCTGATGAAATGCTTACCGTTAAGGAAGGGGCTCAGATAATGTTTATTAAAAACGATTCTTCCGGTGAACATCGATATTATAATGGAATGATCGGTTTGGTTACGGCTGTCAGTAAAGATGGCATCCGGGTGAAAGGGAACGGAGAATCACAGGACTTTCTGCTTGAAACCGAAGAATGGACAAATAGTAAATACAGCCTGAATCCGCAGACGAAAGAGATTACCGAAGAGGTGGAAGGTACTTTCCGGCAATATCCCATTCGTCTGGCATGGGCAATAACCATCCATAAAAGCCAGGGGTTAACTTTCGAACGTGCAATCATTGATGCAAATGCCTCTTTTGCCCATGGACAGGTTTATGTCGCTCTGAGTCGTTGTAAGTCGCTTCAGGGATTGGTGCTTAGTTCTCCTTTAAGGCGAGAGTCCATTATCAGTGACGATACGATTGATGAATTTACCCGTAATGCCGGAGAGATGACTCCCGACAAGCATAAATTGGCTCTATTGCGTCAACATTACTTCTATGAATTGTTGTGCGAACAGTTTGATTTTCATCCGATTGAACAGCATTTTTTACGTTTGCTTCGCTTGCTTGACGAGCATTTATATCGTCTCTATCCAAAGTTGTTGGAACGATATAAGACAACTGCCGATCTGTATAAAACGCAGATAATGAAAGTCGCCGATACATTTAAACTGCAATATTCTGCCCTATTGATGGGGGCTGAAGATTATACCGCCAACCCGAAATTGAATGAACGGGTTATGGCCGGTGCCCACTATTTCCGTCAACATCTGGAAGATTTATTAACTCCGCTGATTACTTCTACAAAAGTAGAAACGGATAATAAAGAACTGAAAAAGAAATTCTCCGAAGCGGCAGATGCAATGAAGACAGCATTGCACGTAAAGCTGGGGACCTTGTGCTATACTGAGAAAGAAGGTTTTTCTGTTTCCGCATTTCTAAAACAGAAGGCTGTTCTTACGTTATCTGTTTCGGGAGGAGAAGCTGCGTCTTCTTCCGGAAGATCGGAGCGTAAATCCCGGACAGCCGAGAAAATAGAAGTACCGACTGATATTCTTCATCCGGAATTATATAAGCAATTGATTGCCTGGAGAAATTCTGAAGCTGCAAAAGCTGGTTTGCCTGTATATACCATCATACAGCAGAAAGCAATTCTGGGTATTGTAAACCTCTTGCCGAATGATGCGGCTTCACTGATACGTATTCCGTATTTCGGAAAACGCGGTGCCGAAAAATACGGTGATGCCTTGCTTGAAATGGTGAACCGATACGTAGAGGAGCATGGCATAGAACGTCCGCAAATGCCAACAGCGACGTTGACTGTCAATAATGGGATTAAAACGTCGAAAGAGCCCAAACCTTTAAAAGAGGCTAAATCGGTGAAAGAACCGAAGCCTGATACCAAAGAGGTAACGTATCGTCTTTTCAGGCAGGGGAAGAGTATTGAAGAAATAGCCAAGGAACGCGAGCTGGTTTCCGGAACCATAGCGGGACATCTGGAACACTATGTACGCTCTGGTGAAGTTAAAATAGAGCAGTTGGTGGCAAGAGAGAAAATCACGAAAATCATCCGTTACGTACAGGCCCATGGAAGTGATAAAGGACTGACGGTTATTAAAGCAGCTTTGGGGGATGATGTCTCATATGCAGATATAAGGTTGGTACTTGCTGCCGGAATAAAATAG
- a CDS encoding efflux RND transporter permease subunit, whose product MHKFIDNIVAFSLKNKFFIFFCTTIAVIAGVVSFKHTPIDAFPDVTNTKVTIITQWAGRSAEEVEKFITIPVEIAMNSVQKKTDIRSTTLFGLSVINVLFEDHVDDFVARQQVYNLLNDADLPDGVTPEVQPLYGPTGEIYRYTLRSDKRSVRELKTIQDWVIDRNLRAVSGVADIVSFGGEVKTFEVSVNPNQLINYGITSLELYDAIAKSNINVGGDVITKSSQAYVVRGIGLINDLEELRNIVVKNINGTPILVKNLADVRESCLPRLGQVGRMDEDDVVEGIVVMRKGENPGEVISGLKAKIDELNENILPSDVEIVPFYDREDLVDLAVHTVTHNLVEGILLVTFIVLIFMADWRTTAVVAVIIPLALLFAFICLHIMGMSANLLSMGAIDFGIIIDGAVVMVEGIFVALDRKAKEVGMPVFNRMSKMGLIRSTAKEKAKAVFFSKLIIITALIPIFSFQKVEGKMFSPLAYTLGFALLGALIFTLTLVPVMSSILLKKNVRERSNFLVHFIREKSAALFAIFHAHRKLSIGLASLAGGVGLFLYSFLGMEFLPQLNEGAIYIRATLPQSISLDESVSLANRMRRELLAFPEVRQVLSQTGRPNDGTDATGFYNVEFHVDIFPEKEWESGLSKGQLIEKMQSALALYPGTDFNFSQPITDNVEEAASGVKGSIAVKVFGKDLYEAEKLAVQIDKVLGTVQGIEDLGVIRNIGQPELRIELNEKQLARYGVSKENVQSIIEMAIGGKSASLLYEDERKFNIMVRYNEEFRRNEEQIGKILVPAMDGTMIPIKELADIRTITGPLLIFRDSHARFCAVKFSVRGRAMGSAVAEAQKKVAASVHLPDGYTLKWTGDFENQQRASKRLAQVVPVSIAIIFVILFILFSNARDAGLVLLNVPFAAAGGIIALLITHFNFSISAGIGFIALFGICIQNGVIMISGIKSNVRSHIPLSEAVKNTVRSRVRPVVMTAAMAAIGLMPAALSHGIGSESQRPLAIVIIGGVLCDTFFTLFIFPLIVEVIYGKTLYDKEGKLRQRRV is encoded by the coding sequence ATGCATAAGTTTATAGACAATATTGTGGCATTTTCGTTGAAAAATAAGTTCTTCATCTTTTTTTGTACGACGATTGCCGTCATTGCCGGTGTGGTTTCGTTCAAGCATACACCGATAGATGCATTTCCCGATGTGACGAATACGAAAGTGACCATCATTACCCAATGGGCGGGACGCAGTGCGGAAGAGGTGGAGAAGTTCATTACGATTCCGGTGGAGATAGCCATGAACTCGGTACAGAAGAAGACGGACATCCGTTCGACAACCCTATTCGGACTGTCGGTCATCAATGTGTTGTTTGAAGATCATGTGGATGATTTTGTTGCCCGTCAGCAGGTATACAATTTATTGAATGACGCAGATCTTCCGGATGGGGTGACTCCGGAAGTACAACCTCTTTACGGACCTACGGGTGAGATTTACCGTTATACTTTGCGAAGTGACAAACGGAGTGTACGCGAACTGAAAACGATTCAGGATTGGGTGATCGACCGTAACTTGCGTGCCGTATCGGGAGTGGCGGATATTGTCAGTTTCGGCGGGGAAGTGAAGACTTTTGAAGTCAGTGTCAATCCGAATCAGTTAATCAATTATGGCATCACTTCGCTTGAACTTTATGATGCCATAGCGAAAAGCAATATCAATGTCGGGGGAGATGTGATTACCAAAAGTTCGCAGGCCTATGTTGTGAGAGGTATCGGATTGATTAATGACTTGGAAGAACTGCGGAACATTGTAGTAAAAAACATTAATGGGACTCCCATACTGGTGAAAAATCTGGCCGATGTACGCGAATCATGTTTACCCCGTTTGGGCCAGGTGGGGCGTATGGATGAAGATGATGTAGTGGAAGGCATTGTGGTGATGCGCAAAGGAGAGAATCCGGGAGAAGTCATATCCGGGTTGAAAGCGAAAATAGACGAACTGAATGAGAATATCCTGCCGTCGGATGTGGAGATCGTACCTTTCTATGACCGGGAAGATCTGGTGGATCTTGCAGTTCATACGGTGACACACAATTTGGTAGAGGGCATATTGCTGGTAACTTTCATTGTATTAATTTTTATGGCAGACTGGCGGACGACGGCAGTAGTTGCGGTCATTATACCGTTAGCCCTGTTATTTGCTTTTATCTGCTTGCACATAATGGGGATGTCTGCCAACCTGCTTTCAATGGGAGCTATTGATTTTGGGATCATTATAGACGGAGCGGTAGTGATGGTGGAGGGAATATTCGTTGCCCTCGACCGAAAAGCGAAAGAGGTGGGAATGCCCGTATTCAACAGGATGTCAAAAATGGGCCTGATCCGAAGTACAGCCAAAGAAAAGGCCAAAGCTGTCTTTTTTTCTAAGCTGATTATCATTACAGCGCTGATTCCCATCTTTTCGTTTCAAAAAGTAGAAGGAAAAATGTTTTCTCCTTTGGCCTATACTCTGGGATTTGCTTTACTGGGAGCATTGATTTTCACATTGACGCTGGTTCCGGTCATGTCGTCTATTCTTTTGAAGAAGAATGTGCGTGAGAGAAGTAATTTTCTGGTGCACTTTATCAGAGAAAAGAGTGCGGCTTTGTTTGCGATCTTTCATGCCCATCGTAAATTGTCTATCGGATTGGCTTCTTTGGCAGGAGGAGTCGGTCTGTTTCTCTATTCGTTTCTGGGAATGGAATTTTTGCCGCAGTTGAATGAAGGGGCTATTTATATTCGCGCTACCCTTCCGCAGAGCATTTCTTTGGATGAGTCAGTATCCCTTGCCAATAGAATGCGCAGAGAATTACTGGCATTTCCCGAGGTAAGACAGGTGCTTTCGCAAACCGGGCGTCCGAATGACGGAACCGATGCCACCGGTTTTTATAATGTGGAGTTTCATGTCGATATTTTCCCGGAGAAGGAGTGGGAAAGCGGACTTAGCAAAGGACAACTGATTGAGAAAATGCAATCTGCCCTTGCTCTTTATCCCGGCACCGATTTTAATTTCTCGCAGCCGATCACTGACAATGTAGAGGAAGCGGCTTCGGGTGTAAAAGGATCTATTGCCGTTAAAGTTTTCGGCAAAGACTTATATGAAGCGGAGAAACTGGCTGTGCAGATCGACAAAGTATTGGGAACCGTACAAGGTATCGAGGATTTGGGAGTGATCCGCAACATTGGCCAGCCGGAACTTCGCATCGAGTTGAATGAAAAGCAACTGGCGCGTTACGGTGTGTCTAAAGAGAACGTGCAGTCTATTATCGAGATGGCTATAGGAGGTAAATCGGCCTCCCTGCTTTATGAAGACGAGCGTAAATTCAATATCATGGTGCGTTACAATGAAGAGTTTCGCCGGAACGAAGAGCAAATAGGTAAGATTCTGGTACCCGCAATGGATGGTACGATGATACCGATCAAAGAGCTGGCGGATATCCGGACTATTACGGGACCTCTACTTATATTCCGTGACAGTCATGCCCGTTTTTGTGCCGTTAAGTTCTCCGTACGCGGACGTGCTATGGGGTCTGCTGTCGCCGAAGCACAAAAGAAAGTGGCGGCTTCGGTACATCTGCCGGACGGATATACGCTGAAATGGACCGGAGATTTTGAAAATCAGCAACGTGCCAGTAAGCGGCTTGCCCAGGTGGTTCCTGTCAGCATTGCCATTATTTTTGTCATTCTCTTCATCCTTTTTTCGAATGCGAGAGATGCAGGCTTGGTGCTACTGAATGTGCCGTTTGCAGCTGCCGGGGGAATTATTGCTTTGTTGATTACCCATTTCAACTTTTCGATTTCTGCGGGGATCGGTTTCATTGCCCTGTTCGGTATCTGCATCCAGAATGGAGTGATTATGATCTCGGGCATTAAATCGAACGTACGTTCACACATACCTTTATCGGAAGCTGTAAAGAATACCGTCCGTTCGCGTGTTCGTCCGGTCGTGATGACGGCTGCTATGGCTGCCATCGGATTAATGCCGGCCGCCTTGAGTCATGGCATCGGTTCTGAGTCGCAACGCCCGCTTGCCATTGTCATTATCGGGGGCGTATTGTGCGATACTTTCTTTACTCTATTCATTTTTCCGTTGATTGTAGAAGTTATTTATGGTAAAACGTTGTATGATAAAGAGGGTAAATTGCGGCAAAGACGAGTGTAA
- a CDS encoding TolC family protein, which yields MIRKFFILFFLGFFGFAEAQQPSVGLTLKEAEQRFLKCNLSLLAERYNVDIAQARLLQAGLFDNPVISFEQNVYNRLNGKYFDFGKKGESVVEIEQVIRLAGQRNKQIRLEKINKEIAGYQFEEVMKTLRQELGEAFTEVFYLSKSLSVYDKEINSLEHLLTGIKEQHAKGNISLMEMARLESMLLSLKKDKNECESNYLSRRGELNLLLNLPADFRTEPVIDEGDLRQLNMDRLSYADLQERVHGRPDQKLARSCVTASQADLKLQKALAFPEFAVKGSYDRQGNFINNYFAIGFSMSVPIFNRNQGNIKMARFNLLKADREQEYSRNKAEAELYAAYTALEKACQLYQSTDMGLEQNFEKLIAGANENFIKRNISLLEFIDFYDSYKETCIRLYEIKKNVLLGIENLNAVAGQPIFNY from the coding sequence ATGATCAGAAAGTTTTTTATTCTCTTTTTTCTTGGCTTTTTCGGATTTGCCGAAGCCCAACAGCCGTCCGTCGGCTTGACTCTGAAGGAGGCAGAGCAACGTTTCCTGAAATGTAATTTATCCCTATTGGCCGAGCGCTACAATGTAGACATCGCACAAGCCAGGTTGCTTCAGGCCGGACTGTTCGATAATCCGGTAATTTCATTCGAACAAAATGTGTATAACCGATTGAATGGAAAGTACTTTGACTTCGGCAAAAAAGGCGAGTCGGTAGTCGAAATAGAGCAGGTGATACGCCTTGCCGGACAACGGAATAAGCAGATACGGTTGGAAAAGATAAACAAGGAAATTGCCGGTTATCAGTTCGAAGAAGTGATGAAGACTTTACGCCAGGAACTTGGCGAGGCATTTACAGAAGTTTTCTATCTCTCAAAGTCATTGTCTGTTTATGATAAAGAAATCAATTCGCTGGAGCATTTGCTGACAGGTATAAAAGAGCAGCATGCAAAGGGAAATATCTCTTTAATGGAAATGGCGAGACTCGAGTCTATGCTGCTTTCTCTGAAGAAAGACAAGAACGAATGCGAAAGCAACTATTTGTCCCGGAGAGGAGAATTGAATCTGTTACTGAATCTGCCTGCCGACTTTCGGACAGAGCCTGTAATAGATGAAGGAGATCTTCGACAATTAAACATGGACCGGTTGTCTTATGCCGATTTACAAGAGAGGGTACACGGGAGACCTGACCAGAAGTTGGCACGCAGCTGTGTCACTGCTTCGCAAGCCGATCTGAAATTGCAGAAGGCGTTGGCTTTTCCGGAATTCGCAGTAAAAGGTAGTTATGATCGCCAAGGTAATTTTATTAATAACTACTTTGCAATCGGATTCAGTATGTCGGTACCTATCTTTAACCGTAACCAGGGGAATATTAAAATGGCCCGTTTCAATCTTCTGAAGGCGGATCGGGAGCAAGAGTATTCCCGAAATAAAGCCGAGGCCGAACTATACGCAGCTTATACTGCTTTAGAGAAAGCATGTCAGTTGTATCAGTCGACTGATATGGGACTGGAACAGAATTTTGAGAAACTGATAGCCGGAGCCAACGAGAACTTTATCAAACGTAACATCAGTCTTTTAGAATTCATCGACTTTTATGATAGCTACAAAGAGACTTGCATCCGGCTTTACGAAATCAAGAAAAACGTACTGCTCGGTATAGAGAACCTGAATGCGGTGGCCGGACAACCTATTTTTAACTACTAA
- a CDS encoding thioredoxin family protein: protein MKVIDLTKESFVEKVAEFQEYPNKWDFKGDKPCLVDFHAPWCVYCKALSPILDQLAVEYDGKIDIYKVDVDQEPELEAAFAIRTIPNLLLCPMGGKPSMKLGTMNKTQLKALIEEVLL from the coding sequence ATGAAAGTCATTGATTTAACAAAAGAAAGCTTCGTAGAGAAAGTGGCCGAATTCCAAGAATACCCGAATAAATGGGATTTTAAAGGTGATAAACCTTGCCTGGTAGATTTTCATGCTCCCTGGTGTGTATATTGCAAAGCCCTGTCACCTATACTCGACCAACTGGCTGTAGAATATGATGGGAAAATAGATATTTATAAAGTGGATGTAGATCAGGAACCGGAACTGGAGGCTGCTTTTGCCATTCGTACAATCCCTAACCTGTTGCTTTGTCCGATGGGAGGAAAACCAAGTATGAAATTAGGAACTATGAATAAAACCCAGTTAAAAGCATTGATAGAAGAAGTTTTGTTATAA